TCTCCTCACTTATCATAGCGATATAAGTAGGAGATTTGGAGTCAAAATTTTGAACGAAACTAAGAAAAATAAAGTATTTGTTGAACTGAAAAAACTCAGTTTGCTCTACGACCTCTTTCTAAATCTTCTTGATGTCGCAGCGAATAAAGCGCCCAAGGTTGAATTTGTAAACGTTTAAAGCCAATAGGATCCCCGGTTCCTTCGCATAAACCATAGGTTCCATCATTTGCATCAATTTTTCTAATAGCTTTTTCAATTAAAGAAATTTTAGCTCTATTGGCCTCAGCGAGCTTTATGTTCACTTCTTGATCGGTTTCCACTGATGCAAGATCGGTTTCATCGGAGATATCATCACGACTAATTTCAAATGCTCCTTCATTCTTTCGTGCAATTTCCTTTGCATACAATTCATCCCGCA
This region of Spirobacillus cienkowskii genomic DNA includes:
- a CDS encoding TraR/DksA family transcriptional regulator; this encodes MPPKTPSQPQELTRAEIIELKAILSKLRDELYAKEIARKNEGAFEISRDDISDETDLASVETDQEVNIKLAEANRAKISLIEKAIRKIDANDGTYGLCEGTGDPIGFKRLQIQPWALYSLRHQEDLERGRRAN